In Longimicrobium sp., a single genomic region encodes these proteins:
- a CDS encoding chemotaxis protein CheW, giving the protein MRNVRQAAVPQVQLVTFRVGGEEFGLDVFSVHEILSYQQPTPMPRAPEFVEGVLDVRGTLVPIVDLRRRFETPQVVYDEDTRIVLVDFNDERLGLVVDSVTEVLRAPETAVSPPPAYIRGLAAEFVRGIVRVGERLVVLIDLDRILSSEERIALAHADPAGE; this is encoded by the coding sequence TTGAGAAACGTACGCCAGGCGGCGGTGCCGCAGGTGCAGCTCGTCACCTTTCGCGTGGGGGGCGAGGAGTTCGGGCTGGACGTCTTCTCCGTGCACGAGATCCTCAGCTACCAGCAGCCCACCCCCATGCCGCGCGCCCCCGAGTTCGTGGAAGGGGTGCTGGACGTGCGCGGCACGCTGGTGCCCATCGTGGACCTGCGCCGCCGCTTCGAGACGCCGCAGGTGGTGTACGACGAGGACACGCGCATCGTGCTGGTGGACTTCAACGACGAGCGGCTCGGACTGGTGGTGGACAGCGTCACGGAGGTCCTCCGCGCGCCGGAGACGGCGGTGTCGCCGCCGCCGGCGTACATCCGCGGGCTGGCCGCCGAGTTCGTGCGCGGCATCGTGCGGGTGGGGGAGCGGCTGGTGGTGCTGATCGACCTGGACCGCATCCTCAGCAGCGAGGAGCGCATCGCCCTGGCCCACGCGGACCCCGCCGGGGAATGA
- a CDS encoding tetratricopeptide repeat protein: MTFDELNAALEERYARIEGELASAGEAPRPERERLRGEIVGLFRETEAALERLAEFKERIRGLVERYKQLPAPRPAPAASTVSDHLGSSTYVERGWSAIAAGDASRAVKELERALELAPNDPQAESLLGWAQMLREQYDEALYTYSKVLMRDPNNPLARVNLGYICLKKGIFGEAIEHLSRAIRQDDDRKASLYAHLYMGMLYLDREMYEDARSFFRRTLELGPNMLQAWWEIGRAFYQEGNVSAAADAWRRGFEANRFNLWGERCGEALKKLEAGEPVSFAG; encoded by the coding sequence ATGACGTTCGACGAGCTGAACGCCGCCCTCGAGGAGCGGTACGCGCGCATCGAGGGTGAGCTGGCGTCCGCCGGCGAGGCGCCGCGCCCGGAGCGAGAGCGGCTGCGCGGGGAGATCGTGGGGCTCTTTCGCGAGACGGAGGCGGCGCTGGAGCGGCTGGCCGAGTTCAAGGAGCGCATCCGCGGGCTGGTGGAGCGCTACAAGCAGCTCCCGGCGCCCAGGCCCGCGCCGGCCGCTTCGACCGTGTCCGACCACCTGGGCTCGTCCACGTACGTCGAGCGCGGCTGGAGCGCCATCGCCGCGGGCGACGCGAGCCGCGCGGTCAAGGAGCTGGAGCGGGCGCTGGAGCTGGCCCCCAACGACCCGCAGGCGGAGTCGCTGCTGGGCTGGGCGCAGATGCTGCGCGAGCAGTACGACGAGGCGCTCTACACCTACAGCAAGGTGCTGATGCGCGACCCCAACAACCCGCTGGCGCGGGTGAACCTGGGGTACATCTGCCTCAAGAAGGGGATCTTCGGCGAGGCCATCGAGCACCTGTCCCGCGCCATCCGCCAGGACGACGACCGCAAGGCGTCGCTGTACGCGCATCTTTACATGGGGATGCTGTACCTGGACCGCGAGATGTACGAGGACGCGCGCAGCTTCTTCCGCCGCACGCTGGAGCTGGGCCCCAACATGCTGCAGGCGTGGTGGGAGATCGGGCGGGCCTTTTACCAGGAAGGGAACGTCTCCGCCGCCGCCGACGCGTGGCGGCGCGGCTTCGAGGCGAACCGCTTCAACCTGTGGGGGGAGCGGTGCGGGGAAGCGCTGAAGAAGCTGGAAGCGGGCGAGCCGGTATCCTTCGCCGGGTGA
- a CDS encoding chemotaxis response regulator protein-glutamate methylesterase, translating into MSLSNPAGRPHTVLVVDDSAFMRKVISDILSRGDEFRVIGTARDGNDALRKVHKLNPDLVTMDVEMPELDGLSALGYIMSETPRPVVMLSAYTTERAEATMRALDYGAVDFIAKPSGTISPDLAKVADQLLDALRAAAAANLAAVPVRMPRRPRPDLPPAPPRSARAAGGAPSDVAVAIAASTGGPRALAEVIPRIRNPLGAAVLVVQHMPPNFTRTLAERLDGLGGLSVSEAEDGEPVRRDHVYLAPGDFHMRVVREGGEVRIALDQEPTVWGVRPAADPLFHSVAGVYGARSVGVVLTGMGRDGADGLRAIREAGGGALAQDRATAVIWGMPQAAAEWAELVLPLDRVPEEIAFAVDARPIPLAGTG; encoded by the coding sequence ATGTCGCTCTCTAACCCCGCGGGGCGCCCGCACACGGTCCTGGTGGTGGACGACAGCGCCTTCATGCGAAAGGTGATCTCGGACATCCTCTCTCGCGGCGACGAGTTCAGGGTGATCGGCACGGCGCGCGACGGCAACGATGCGCTGCGCAAGGTCCACAAGCTGAACCCGGACCTGGTGACGATGGACGTGGAGATGCCGGAGCTGGACGGGCTCTCCGCGCTCGGCTACATCATGAGCGAGACGCCGCGCCCCGTGGTGATGCTTTCCGCGTACACCACGGAGCGCGCCGAGGCCACCATGCGCGCGCTGGACTACGGCGCGGTGGACTTCATCGCCAAGCCATCCGGCACCATCTCGCCGGACCTGGCCAAGGTGGCGGACCAGCTGCTGGACGCCCTGCGCGCCGCCGCCGCCGCCAACCTCGCCGCCGTGCCGGTGCGCATGCCGCGCCGCCCGCGCCCGGACCTGCCGCCCGCGCCGCCACGAAGCGCGCGCGCCGCCGGGGGCGCACCGTCGGACGTTGCGGTGGCGATCGCCGCATCCACGGGCGGGCCGCGGGCGCTGGCGGAGGTGATCCCGCGCATCCGCAATCCGCTGGGCGCGGCGGTGCTCGTGGTGCAGCACATGCCGCCCAACTTCACCCGCACCCTGGCCGAGCGGCTGGACGGGCTCGGCGGCCTCTCCGTGAGCGAAGCGGAGGACGGCGAGCCGGTGCGGCGCGACCACGTCTACCTGGCTCCCGGCGACTTCCACATGCGCGTGGTACGCGAGGGCGGGGAAGTGAGGATCGCGCTGGACCAGGAGCCGACCGTCTGGGGGGTGCGCCCCGCGGCCGATCCGCTCTTCCACAGCGTGGCCGGGGTGTACGGCGCGCGCTCCGTGGGCGTGGTGCTCACCGGGATGGGGCGCGACGGGGCGGACGGGCTGCGCGCCATCCGCGAGGCGGGTGGCGGCGCGCTGGCGCAGGACCGCGCCACCGCCGTCATCTGGGGGATGCCGCAGGCCGCCGCGGAGTGGGCCGAGCTCGTCCTGCCGCTGGACCGCGTCCCGGAGGAGATCGCCTTCGCGGTAGACGCGCGCCCCATTCCGCTGGCGGGGACCGGATGA
- a CDS encoding chemotaxis protein CheW, whose product MSEMDFRARAALDEGVQVIAFRIGGELHGCDILLVHEVVARLPVHPLPDMPPHLLGVVRLRGELVPVLDVAPALDLRLEGGRPAVLVTGEEGARVGVAADAVSDVMTVPPGAFRPAPRGGGYLVGVARVGDQLVNLIDLAEILRDQATLSHGEKP is encoded by the coding sequence ATGAGCGAGATGGACTTCCGCGCGCGCGCCGCGCTCGACGAGGGGGTGCAGGTGATCGCCTTCCGCATCGGCGGCGAGCTGCACGGGTGCGACATCCTCCTGGTGCACGAGGTGGTGGCGCGGCTCCCCGTCCATCCGCTCCCGGACATGCCGCCGCACCTGCTGGGCGTGGTGCGGCTGCGCGGCGAGCTGGTGCCGGTGCTGGACGTGGCGCCCGCGCTCGACCTGCGTCTGGAGGGCGGACGCCCCGCGGTGCTCGTCACGGGTGAGGAGGGCGCGCGCGTCGGCGTCGCGGCGGACGCGGTGAGCGACGTGATGACGGTGCCCCCCGGCGCGTTCAGGCCGGCCCCGCGCGGCGGCGGGTACCTGGTGGGAGTCGCCCGCGTAGGCGACCAGCTCGTCAACCTGATCGACCTGGCGGAGATCCTCCGCGACCAAGCCACCCTGTCTCACGGGGAAAAGCCTTGA
- a CDS encoding chemotaxis protein CheD — protein MKHVHHFVKVAQHAVGGRGDMLVTLGLGSCVAILLQDPRAGVMGMAHALLPEPGLSRDSSNPFKFATTAVPALVQELKAMGARETRLEARLVGGAAMFSALMVPGTLNMGERNLRAARAALEEAGIPILGEEVGRDYGRSVRMTIGPGNTVVSSVGKPDVAL, from the coding sequence ATGAAGCACGTCCATCACTTCGTAAAGGTGGCGCAGCACGCCGTGGGCGGGCGGGGCGACATGCTGGTGACGCTGGGGCTGGGCTCGTGCGTGGCGATCCTGCTGCAGGACCCCAGGGCGGGAGTAATGGGAATGGCGCACGCCCTCCTCCCCGAGCCGGGGCTCTCGCGCGACTCCAGCAACCCCTTCAAGTTCGCCACCACCGCCGTACCCGCGCTGGTGCAGGAGCTGAAGGCGATGGGCGCGCGCGAGACCCGGCTGGAGGCGCGGCTGGTGGGGGGCGCGGCGATGTTCTCCGCGCTGATGGTGCCGGGGACGCTCAACATGGGGGAGCGCAACCTGCGCGCGGCCCGGGCGGCGCTGGAGGAGGCGGGGATCCCCATCCTGGGCGAGGAGGTGGGGCGCGACTACGGGCGCTCGGTGCGCATGACGATCGGGCCGGGCAACACCGTCGTCTCTTCCGTCGGCAAGCCAGATGTCGCTCTCTAA
- a CDS encoding protein-glutamate O-methyltransferase CheR, which translates to MNVPPAGIPLFHLPLEGDDEELELLKRKIERDRGFNCQFYKDKCLRRRIAVRMRARGERTFAEYASLLDRDPGEYDLLLDTLTINVTKFFRNMETWTAVEQQVAPHLFAGHGPVRVWSAGSASGEEAYTVSILLREWAERNGRTADLARLRITGTDIDRRSLEAAERGVYPDLSLVETPEDVRRRWFSPGPPYHIDAAAKRGVRFVHRDLISGPPEEEQSLIFCRNVVIYFDREIQERLFKRFHDALVPGGFLVMGKVETLIGEARTLFRSVNNRERIFQRPA; encoded by the coding sequence ATGAACGTTCCGCCCGCCGGCATCCCGCTCTTCCACCTGCCGCTGGAGGGGGACGACGAGGAGCTGGAGCTGCTGAAGCGCAAGATCGAGCGCGACCGGGGCTTCAACTGCCAGTTCTACAAGGACAAGTGCCTCCGCCGCCGCATCGCGGTGCGGATGCGGGCGCGCGGGGAGCGCACCTTTGCGGAGTACGCGTCGCTGCTGGACCGCGACCCGGGGGAGTACGACCTGCTGCTGGACACGCTGACCATCAACGTCACCAAGTTCTTTCGCAACATGGAGACGTGGACGGCGGTGGAGCAGCAGGTGGCGCCGCACCTCTTCGCCGGGCACGGGCCGGTGCGCGTGTGGAGCGCGGGGTCGGCCAGCGGCGAGGAGGCGTACACCGTCTCCATCCTGCTGCGCGAATGGGCGGAGCGCAACGGGCGCACGGCCGATCTGGCGCGGCTGCGCATCACCGGCACCGACATCGACCGGCGCTCGCTGGAGGCGGCGGAGCGGGGCGTGTATCCCGACCTCTCGCTGGTGGAGACGCCGGAGGATGTGCGGCGGCGCTGGTTCAGCCCCGGTCCACCGTACCACATCGACGCGGCGGCGAAGCGGGGCGTCCGCTTCGTGCACCGCGACCTGATCTCCGGACCGCCGGAGGAAGAACAGTCGCTGATCTTCTGCAGAAACGTGGTGATCTACTTCGACCGCGAGATCCAGGAGCGCCTCTTCAAGCGCTTCCACGACGCGCTGGTCCCCGGAGGGTTCCTGGTGATGGGCAAGGTAGAGACGCTGATCGGCGAGGCGCGCACGCTCTTCCGCTCGGTGAACAACCGCGAGCGGATCTTCCAGCGCCCCGCATGA